The following coding sequences are from one Leishmania major strain Friedlin complete genome, chromosome 36 window:
- a CDS encoding putative 40S ribosomal protein SA, producing the protein MSAVESGSKVLRMKESDAQKLLAMRCHIGTRNQSSAMKKYIYGRTAEGSHIIDVHMMWEKLILAARVIAAVENPKDVCVCSSRLYGTRAIYKFSQHVGTSFHGGRFIPGTFTNQIQKKFVQPRVLVVTDPRTDHQAIREASLVNIPVIALCDTDAPLEYVDIAIPCNNRGIKSIGMMYWLLAREVLRLRGTIVRSVPWEEKVDLFFYRDPNEAAEEKAAAAAAAPAAEAEEGFGWVERNDDNAWEA; encoded by the coding sequence ATGTCCGCTGTGGAGTCTGGCTCGAAGGTTCTCCGGAtgaaggagagcgacgcGCAGAAGCTGCTCGCGATGCGCTGCCACATTGGCACGCGCAACCAGAGCAGTGCGATGAAGAAGTACATCTACGGCCGCACGGCGGAGGGCAGCCACATCATTGACGTGCACATGATGTGGGAGAAGCTAATCCTCGCTGCTCGCGTGATCGCTGCTGTGGAGAACCCGAaggacgtgtgcgtgtgctcgtcGCGCCTGTACGGCACGCGCGCCATCTACAAGTTCTCGCAGCACGTGGGCACGAGCTTCCACGGGGGCCGCTTCATCCCTGGTACGTTCACGAACCAGATCCAGAAAAAGTTCGTGCAGCcgcgcgtgcttgtggtgACGGACCCGCGTACGGACCACCAGGCCATCCGCGAGGCGTCGCTGGTGAACATCCCTGTGATTGCGCTGTGCGACACGGACGCGCCGCTGGAGTATGTGGACATTGCGATCCCGTGCAACAACCGCGGCATCAAGTCGATCGGCATGATGTACTGGCTGCTTGcgcgcgaggtgctgcgcctgcgcggcacGATTGTGCGCTCTGTGCCGtgggaggagaaggtggaCCTGTTCTTCTACCGCGACCCCAACGAggctgcggaggagaaggccgccgcggccgctgcggcgcccgccgcggaggcggaggagggcttCGGCTGGGTGGAGCgcaacgacgacaacgcGTGGGAGGCGTAA